In the Desulfitobacterium hafniense DCB-2 genome, CGATGGCTGGTCAGAAAGCATTTCTTTACAATCAGAATTATTGCGTAGGATGCCATTCCTGTGAAACGGCATGTATGGTCAAGAACCAAGTGGATGTAGGTGTAAGCTGGAGGACCCTGGATAGCTTTGAGGTTGAGATCAACGGCAGAATGGTGGAGCGTTATCTTTCCCATTCCTGTATGCATTGTGCGGAACCTCAATGTGCTTCAGTATGTCCTACCAAAGCCTATACCAAACGGGAAGATGGGCTGGTGATTCAGGACCACGATAAATGCGTGGGGTGCGGATATTGCATCTATGCTTGCCCGTATCAGGCACCGAAGATGAATCCCCATACTAAAAAGGTGGAAAAATGCACAGGCTGTTATGACTTGATTGACGCAGGGGAACAACCCATGTGTGTCCGGGGGTGTCCGGTTCAAGTCTTAAAAATAGAGGATATCGATAAGCTCGATGCTGAGGGAGCGGTTAAGGAAGCCATCGGTTTCCAGGCCTTTGCCACCAATCCATCCATGCGTTTTGTGAAGATGAAGCAGTAGAGTGCGCTTAAGATTTAGACGCGAAGGGATGGGACGTTTTGAGTAGTCTGGGTAATAACGAAATGCAGGAAATATTGGCTTATCGATGTGTTGTGTTCGATCTATTGCGAAGTCTGTTTATGTGGGAATGCCCGGAAGAGCTTTTCGCAGACATGATCTCCTGGTCAGAGTTGGAACGTGGTGAAGCAATGGCCCCAGACTGTGCAGAAGCTCGACTCAGAAAAGGTCTGTCACCGCTATCTGCTGAAGAGCTACAAAAGATCTATCATGAAGCAACGATAGAGTTTACCAGACTCTTTGTGGGACCTTATCACTTGGAAGCTCCTCCTTATGAATCGGTATACCGCAACGCCAACCGGCTCATGATGCAGGATGTTACCATGAATGTCAAAAGGTTTTACAGAGAGAATGGTTATGAAAGAAGCGAGGTCTATAAGGAGCCTGATGATCAGATCGGGGTAGAGCTGGAGTTTATGTATGCCCTGAGTGAAGATGCTTTGCAGGCTTTTCGGGAGGGGAATTTCGAAAGTTTAAAGAGGATTTTATCCGCTCAGGAACAATTCATGGATCTTCACCTGCTAAAGTGGTTACCCCAATTCTGTCAGGATATCCTGAAATCGTCTCAGAACGAATTCTGGAGAAGTATTGCTGTCTTTACTGAGAACTATATTGAAGAAGACAAGGAACAGATCCAGCGGATTCAACAGGAACTCAATTTATATTGCCAAAGCTAAGCGGCGGAATGGAGGATAAGGATCATATGTATCATTGGGGCTGGAAAATTATCATTTACTTGTTTTTAGGCGGATTAGGAGCAGGGGCTTATTTAACGTCTTTTGCAGCTCAAAAAGGCTGGTTGGGGGAAAACAGCAAACTGGGCAGAGCGGGCTACTTTTTGTCCGGACCTTGTATCGTCATCGGAAGTTTGTTGTTGTTTCTGGATCTGGGTATAGCTTTTTCTGATCCGCTCGGTGTTTTAAGAATGTTCGCCAATATTACTTCGGTTATGACCTGGGGGATTTATATATTATCGCTGTTCATTCTGGTTGGATTTCTTTCTGCTTATTATACAGGGAAGAACAGAGAAGTGCCTGCAATGCTATCTCTTCTAGGAGCAATTCTTGCATTAGGAACCGGAGCCTATACCGGGGTTTTACTGGCTGTGGTTACCTCTGTACCGTTCTGGAACACCTTGCTTCTTCCCTTCTTATTTGTTGTTTCCGCTTTATCGACAGGTCTCGCCGCTACCGCATTGTGCGCGCATTTCCTGGAAAAGAAAGGGGAGCAGGGAGGGGATCGGTCAAGTGAAGCAAAGACGAACAAGGTTCATCTGGTGTTGCTTGGCTTAGAATCGATTCTGATCATGATGCTTCTGGCATTAGCCTTAACAGGCGCAAAAGGGGCCGGTGCTGCTGCTTCTGCACACATGCTTACCAGTGGTTCCTTAGCCCTGCCATTCTGGCTGTTGGTGGTGGCCATCGGTTTAGTTTTTCCTTTGGTCTACTATATTGTCTCAGCCAAAGAACGGCAAAGAAAGCTGGCTTCATTCTTTAATGGTCTATCAACTGACTTTGCCGTGCTCATCGGAGGGCTGACTCTGAGGGCCACCATAGTCTTATGCGCCGTGAGGGTTTTTTAAGATAGGAGGGAAATCAGTGGGAAATTGGGGCTGGCTTATTATTGGCTTCCTGTTCTTTGGCGGTCTTGGCTCGGGTGCTTATCTGACATCTTTTGCAGCGGAAAAAGGTTTGTTTGGCAAAGAGAGTAATTTGGTGCGGGCCGGTTATTTTATTTCAGGTCCTTGCCTGGCCGTGGGGCTGTTTCTTTTTTCCCTGAATCTGGGTGTCAGCATCACTGGAATTTTAACCATGATCGGTAATCCTACGTCGGTGATGACTTGGGGGGTCTATCTCTTAATCATGTTTATGGTCCTGGCCTTTTGGAGTGCCTATCATAAACGTGAAAACAAGCAAGTTCCGGCAATGATCTCAGGAGCGGGAGCATTACTGGCAGTGGTAACAGCCATATACACCGGGGGGCAGCTTTCCGTTCTTTTTGCTCAACCCTTCTGGAACACGATCCTTGTACCGGGATTATTTGTAGTGTCGGCACTGATCATGGGATTGGCTTCTTCATCCCTGCTGGCCCGCATCATCGAAAAACCCGTTCAGCAAGGGGGGGCTGCGGTAACCAGGATAAACATCAGCCTCCTCTTGGTGGAATGGGTGCTCTTAGCGGCTTTGCTTCTGCTCTCTTTTTCAGGGGCTAAAGGTCCGGTTGCTGCTGATTCTGCCCAAATAGTTGTCACCGGAAGACTAGCCGCCTATTTTTGGATTTTGTTAATTGCTGTCGGATTGGTTTTGCCGCTTTTCAACAACGTCTATCCCAAGAAAAAGCAAAACGAAAAGAGTGGCAAGATCTTCGGTTTGTTAAGCGAGGTGGCCACACTGATCGGAGGGGCAACCCTGCGGGCCGTTATCGTATTGTCGGCATTGCCTATCTGGAGTATATAATCGACCCGACCGGGAGTGACTGCTAAGGGTATGAAAATAGAGATGAAAAAAGCGCTTATCATGACTTTATCTTTAATATTGGCTGTTTTTATAGGCTTAAGCTGGGTCAAGCCAGGAGAGGCTGTGCTGTTGCAAGCTGAAGAGGTCCTGCCTGAGGCGCAGTCTTTCCTGAAGATTGCGTCTGCCCCCCTTACTTTAAAGGGGATAAGTCAGGGCCCCCATGGTGAAGAAGAGGTCAAAGGCTATGTTGTCATCGCAAAGGGGAGTTCCTATGGCGGACCCATGGTCATCGCCACAGGAATTGACCCCCATGGGGTTATTGTTGGCACAGCTATTATTGAACACAAGGATACACCTTCATATATTAGAGTTATTAAGAAATATGATTTTCTCAAGCAGTTCGAAGCTAGAAAAATAACCGATCCCCTATCGATCAAACAGGACATCAATGCCATATCGGGAGCAACGTATAGCTCCCGAGGCATTGCCGAAGCGATTTCGATCGGCAGTCATGAGGTGGCCAGAAATCAATTGGGGCTGGACGTAGAAGATGAAGAAGCGGCATGGGTTTTTGGAGTGAGAGAAGGTTCTGTTATGGCCTTGGTTATCCTGATGCTTGTGGGGATAGCGCTGAAAAGTGATAGAATCCGCTGGCTAACCATGGCAGGAAGTCTGGTGTTGATTGGTTTCCAATACAACACACCTATCTCACTTTCAAATCTGGCCTCCTTGTTAATGGGGTATCTTCCTTCAATTCAGCAGAACCTGGTTTGGTATATATTTTTAATGGTTATTCCGATATTAACTTTTCTGATTGGTAAGAACCTATACTGCTTCTGGCTTTGTCCCTTTGGAGCCCTGCAAGAGTTATTGGCCAAAGTATTTGTAGGCAAAGAGGTTATTTGCTGCAGCCGGGGGGTAGAAGAAAAGGCTACCCTGGTCAGGTATGCTTTGGTATATATTGCCTTATTGGGCGCTGTAATCTATCAGTCGCCGGGAGTGGCCGGTTATGAACCGTTTGCCACC is a window encoding:
- a CDS encoding 4Fe-4S dicluster domain-containing protein, whose protein sequence is MAGQKAFLYNQNYCVGCHSCETACMVKNQVDVGVSWRTLDSFEVEINGRMVERYLSHSCMHCAEPQCASVCPTKAYTKREDGLVIQDHDKCVGCGYCIYACPYQAPKMNPHTKKVEKCTGCYDLIDAGEQPMCVRGCPVQVLKIEDIDKLDAEGAVKEAIGFQAFATNPSMRFVKMKQ
- a CDS encoding TorD/DmsD family molecular chaperone is translated as MSSLGNNEMQEILAYRCVVFDLLRSLFMWECPEELFADMISWSELERGEAMAPDCAEARLRKGLSPLSAEELQKIYHEATIEFTRLFVGPYHLEAPPYESVYRNANRLMMQDVTMNVKRFYRENGYERSEVYKEPDDQIGVELEFMYALSEDALQAFREGNFESLKRILSAQEQFMDLHLLKWLPQFCQDILKSSQNEFWRSIAVFTENYIEEDKEQIQRIQQELNLYCQS
- the nrfD gene encoding NrfD/PsrC family molybdoenzyme membrane anchor subunit; this encodes MYHWGWKIIIYLFLGGLGAGAYLTSFAAQKGWLGENSKLGRAGYFLSGPCIVIGSLLLFLDLGIAFSDPLGVLRMFANITSVMTWGIYILSLFILVGFLSAYYTGKNREVPAMLSLLGAILALGTGAYTGVLLAVVTSVPFWNTLLLPFLFVVSALSTGLAATALCAHFLEKKGEQGGDRSSEAKTNKVHLVLLGLESILIMMLLALALTGAKGAGAAASAHMLTSGSLALPFWLLVVAIGLVFPLVYYIVSAKERQRKLASFFNGLSTDFAVLIGGLTLRATIVLCAVRVF
- the nrfD gene encoding NrfD/PsrC family molybdoenzyme membrane anchor subunit; this encodes MGNWGWLIIGFLFFGGLGSGAYLTSFAAEKGLFGKESNLVRAGYFISGPCLAVGLFLFSLNLGVSITGILTMIGNPTSVMTWGVYLLIMFMVLAFWSAYHKRENKQVPAMISGAGALLAVVTAIYTGGQLSVLFAQPFWNTILVPGLFVVSALIMGLASSSLLARIIEKPVQQGGAAVTRINISLLLVEWVLLAALLLLSFSGAKGPVAADSAQIVVTGRLAAYFWILLIAVGLVLPLFNNVYPKKKQNEKSGKIFGLLSEVATLIGGATLRAVIVLSALPIWSI
- a CDS encoding 4Fe-4S binding protein produces the protein MKIEMKKALIMTLSLILAVFIGLSWVKPGEAVLLQAEEVLPEAQSFLKIASAPLTLKGISQGPHGEEEVKGYVVIAKGSSYGGPMVIATGIDPHGVIVGTAIIEHKDTPSYIRVIKKYDFLKQFEARKITDPLSIKQDINAISGATYSSRGIAEAISIGSHEVARNQLGLDVEDEEAAWVFGVREGSVMALVILMLVGIALKSDRIRWLTMAGSLVLIGFQYNTPISLSNLASLLMGYLPSIQQNLVWYIFLMVIPILTFLIGKNLYCFWLCPFGALQELLAKVFVGKEVICCSRGVEEKATLVRYALVYIALLGAVIYQSPGVAGYEPFATLFGMQGNITEWLVLVVVLFSSLLMRRFWCRFFCPGMIVNRIILRLRHHLIDFKRKLGAKSNQGCSAQNSVDQ